One segment of Primulina tabacum isolate GXHZ01 chromosome 6, ASM2559414v2, whole genome shotgun sequence DNA contains the following:
- the LOC142550021 gene encoding uncharacterized protein LOC142550021: MAEAHKSKFSVHPGSTKMYRYLKNNFWWNGRKRDVADCLQMSGLPKSRQSHDGIWVIVDKLTKTSHFLPVRMNYNLDKLASLYMDNIVRLHGVPVSILSDRDPSYHSSIGMVPYKALYGRKFRSPFYWDEVGEKAVVGPELVQMTVDKVKIVREKFKAAQDRQKSWADLKRRPV, from the exons ATGGCAGAGGCGCAcaagtcaaaattttcagtccatccaggCAGTACGAAAATGTACAGGTATCTCAAGAATAATTTCTGGTGGAATGGCAGGAAAAGAGATGTAGCTGATTGTCTCCAGATGTCAG gattgccaaagTCTAGGCAAAGCCACGACGGAATATGGGTGATCGTGGACAAACTCACAAAGACTTCACACTTCCTGCCCGTCCGCATGAATTACAATCTCGACAAGCTGGCTTCACTATACATGGACAACATCGTGAGGCTGCATGGAGTGCCAGTGAGCATcttatctgatagagatccgag ctatcacagcagcaTTGGAATGGTTCCATACAAAGCCCTTTATGGGAGAAAATTTCGATCAccattttattgggatgaagtgggagagAAAGCTGTAGTGGGACCCGAGCTAGTACAAATGACCGTGGACAAGGTTAAGATCGTTCGGGAAAAGttcaaggcagctcaagaccgacagaagagttgggcagatctgaAAAGAAGGCCTGTATAG